A region of Maribacter algicola DNA encodes the following proteins:
- a CDS encoding hydroxymethylglutaryl-CoA reductase, degradative, producing the protein MMKPIAGFSKLSKSEKIEWIATNYTQNPQQSKKILESYWNTDSQLQQLHDEFIENTISNFYMPMGIAPNFLINDRLYAIPMAIEESSVVAAASKAAKFWEGRGGFRTTVLGTEKVGQVHFMYHGSASKLLDFFNNIKTTLLSEAEHLTQSMQKRGGGINDIVLKDKTSKLPNYYQLHCTFETKDAMGANFINSCLEQLAETLKKEALANPYFSDEEKQLEVVMSILSNYVPSCLVKAEVNCPIDQLNLSNDIAPKDFAEKMVRAVEIATVEPYRAVTHNKGIMNGIDAVVLATGNDFRAIEAGAHAYASKNGVYSSLTHAKIDGDIFTFWIEIPLAVGTVGGLTKLHPLVKLNLEILQNPSAVELMQIMAVAGLAQNFAAVSSLVTTGIQKGHMKMHLMNILNQHAATEQEKATLIEHFKTHTVTHRGVLNALENLRK; encoded by the coding sequence ATGATGAAGCCCATTGCCGGTTTTTCCAAGCTATCCAAATCAGAAAAAATTGAATGGATCGCCACCAACTACACACAAAACCCCCAACAATCAAAAAAAATCCTGGAATCGTACTGGAATACGGATTCCCAATTGCAACAGCTACATGACGAGTTTATAGAAAATACGATCAGTAATTTTTATATGCCGATGGGAATAGCACCTAATTTTTTGATCAATGATAGGCTTTATGCTATCCCAATGGCCATTGAGGAAAGTTCCGTAGTTGCAGCTGCAAGTAAAGCGGCCAAATTTTGGGAAGGCCGTGGAGGTTTTAGGACAACAGTCCTGGGTACGGAAAAAGTGGGCCAGGTACATTTCATGTACCACGGGAGTGCGTCCAAACTATTGGATTTCTTCAACAATATAAAAACAACGTTGTTGTCCGAAGCAGAACATTTGACCCAAAGCATGCAAAAGCGAGGAGGTGGAATCAATGACATTGTTCTAAAGGACAAAACTAGCAAGCTTCCTAATTACTATCAACTGCATTGTACGTTTGAGACCAAAGATGCCATGGGCGCAAACTTTATCAATAGTTGTTTGGAACAGTTAGCCGAAACCCTTAAAAAAGAGGCACTGGCAAACCCTTATTTTTCCGATGAAGAAAAACAATTGGAAGTAGTAATGAGTATTCTTTCCAACTATGTTCCCAGTTGTCTGGTCAAGGCCGAAGTAAACTGTCCTATTGATCAATTGAACCTTTCCAACGACATAGCACCCAAGGATTTCGCCGAAAAAATGGTACGGGCCGTAGAAATTGCCACAGTGGAGCCTTACAGGGCTGTTACCCATAACAAGGGTATCATGAACGGTATCGATGCGGTGGTACTGGCCACAGGAAACGATTTTAGGGCCATTGAGGCCGGGGCACATGCCTATGCATCAAAAAATGGTGTATATAGCAGTCTTACACATGCCAAAATCGATGGAGATATATTCACATTTTGGATTGAGATTCCTCTTGCAGTGGGCACCGTGGGCGGACTCACAAAGCTACATCCTTTGGTGAAACTCAATCTAGAAATATTGCAGAATCCATCGGCCGTTGAGTTAATGCAAATAATGGCCGTGGCGGGTCTTGCACAGAACTTTGCGGCGGTAAGCTCTTTGGTTACTACGGGCATCCAAAAGGGGCACATGAAAATGCACCTAATGAATATTTTGAATCAACATGCCGCTACGGAACAAGAGAAAGCAACCCTCATTGAACACTTTAAGACCCATACGGTTACCCATAGGGGGGTCTTGAACGCACTTGAAAACCTTAGAAAATAG
- a CDS encoding peptide MFS transporter translates to MEITSKPSEGSFKHPKGLYVLFTAEMWERFSYYGMRAILILFMTTDVAFEGLGLTTETAGAVYGLYTASVYLMTLPGGWLADNIFGQKKAVFYGGVLIMIGHLVLAIPGSPIIFFTGLAFVALGTGLLKGNISTLVGELYSKDSGAKRDAGFSIFYMGINLGSFLGQIFVPLLAEYNWHLGFGLAAVGMLFGLIAFKVYSPKYLAEIGVEPKVKSAGEEKTSSNSSITIFIIAIVLISLFLLQFLGYIDVTTATGIAQALGLIIVLITMGYFINILFNGGLNIIEKKQVGVIFILFVGIAIFWSGFEQAASSLNLFARDFTDRFIGGWEMPAGMLQSVNSAFIIIFAPIIGALWVKLAARNINIRTPLKFALGLILLGAGFWVMVGAANVAASGTKAGMFALILTYFLHSIGELTISPVGLSATSKLSPAKYLGQMMGIWFVGAALGNLIAGLIGGNFDPENVLEMPNIFLNVVWVSVGAGIIFLVAGPFIKKWMGDVN, encoded by the coding sequence ATGGAAATTACTTCAAAACCTAGCGAGGGTAGCTTTAAACATCCAAAAGGATTGTACGTACTGTTCACCGCAGAAATGTGGGAACGTTTCAGCTATTATGGCATGCGTGCCATATTGATTCTTTTTATGACTACTGACGTGGCATTTGAAGGCTTGGGCTTGACCACCGAAACGGCGGGTGCTGTTTACGGTCTTTATACTGCCTCTGTGTATTTGATGACATTACCTGGTGGATGGTTGGCCGATAATATATTCGGACAAAAGAAAGCCGTGTTCTACGGAGGTGTCCTAATCATGATTGGCCATCTAGTTCTGGCCATTCCAGGTTCTCCAATAATATTTTTTACAGGATTGGCTTTTGTTGCCTTGGGAACCGGATTGTTGAAAGGAAATATAAGCACCCTAGTTGGAGAATTATATTCAAAGGACAGTGGTGCAAAAAGGGATGCAGGCTTCTCCATATTTTATATGGGAATAAATTTGGGATCCTTCTTGGGTCAAATTTTTGTGCCTTTATTGGCAGAATATAATTGGCATCTTGGCTTTGGTCTGGCAGCGGTTGGAATGCTTTTTGGTTTGATTGCCTTTAAGGTGTACTCCCCAAAATATCTCGCCGAAATTGGGGTAGAACCTAAAGTTAAAAGTGCCGGTGAAGAAAAAACGTCCTCCAATTCTTCAATAACGATTTTCATTATTGCAATTGTTTTGATTTCCCTTTTTCTGTTGCAGTTCTTAGGTTATATTGATGTGACAACAGCTACGGGCATTGCACAGGCACTTGGTCTAATCATCGTTTTGATAACCATGGGTTACTTCATAAACATTTTGTTCAATGGGGGTTTGAACATTATCGAGAAGAAACAGGTGGGGGTTATTTTTATACTTTTTGTAGGGATAGCTATATTTTGGTCCGGTTTTGAACAGGCGGCTTCTTCCTTGAATTTATTTGCAAGAGATTTTACAGATAGGTTTATAGGAGGTTGGGAAATGCCAGCGGGGATGTTGCAATCCGTGAACTCCGCCTTTATTATAATTTTTGCACCCATCATAGGGGCACTATGGGTAAAACTGGCAGCCAGAAATATAAATATAAGAACGCCCTTAAAGTTCGCTCTTGGACTTATTTTATTAGGTGCCGGTTTCTGGGTGATGGTAGGTGCCGCCAATGTTGCTGCAAGTGGTACAAAGGCGGGTATGTTCGCTTTGATTCTCACGTATTTTCTGCATTCCATTGGGGAGCTGACCATTAGTCCCGTTGGACTGAGTGCAACAAGCAAATTGTCCCCAGCCAAATACTTGGGCCAAATGATGGGAATTTGGTTTGTTGGGGCGGCCCTGGGCAATTTAATTGCCGGATTGATAGGCGGTAATTTTGATCCTGAAAATGTCCTTGAAATGCCGAATATTTTCTTGAACGTCGTTTGGGTTTCCGTTGGGGCCGGAATTATTTTCTTGGTTGCCGGACCCTTTATCAAAAAATGGATGGGCGATGTAAATTAA
- a CDS encoding ComEC/Rec2 family competence protein, with protein MKLLAFVPIKGTLLLTLGILLGYFFKIPIGLCLGLLLASLATLGYVFIRKDYKSQKFDSTAGATVIILGIFTYLQNQPIQYDHHFSKIAKSESALIRIKIRDVLKPNAFSQNYLASVLTVDDKKTVGKILVNQPRDSASNTLMVDQELFVQTRVSEIKPPVNPHQFDFKGYMGHLGVHHSMKLSGDNFISLPNPSRTFLGYAQQIRTNIIETLEQKEFGAEQLSIIQALLLGERTNISEETYSNYIDAGAVHILAVSGLHIGILLLLIQFLLKPLHRIPFGKKIGLFLTVFLLWAFAFIAGLSPSIIRACAMFTFVAYAMYLNRPSNSFNILALSMFFILLVINPNLLFQVGFQMSYAAVFAIVWIYPLLQRWWYPKNKVLRYVWQLLSVSIAAQLGVLPISLFYFHQFPGLFFISNLLIVPFLGLILGMGIGIILLSLLDIAPTPLISLYNKIIGFMNQIIGWIARQEAFVFKSISFDDVQLLLGYLLIGSLIYGFSKTNFKRVMLFLGLLLMFQLYTVYQEFESRGKKETIILHQIKNSVVFDRNGNKLDVLTPDTTSAKSWVDSYGVQERIEQTKYLLLKNSYMLKGRTFQVVDSSGIYMPKDSQTIFLIVESPKINLERFILETKPHEIIADGSNFPSFIESWKATCEKYDIPFHYTGEMGYYAFDIE; from the coding sequence GTGAAATTATTGGCGTTTGTCCCAATTAAGGGTACGCTATTGCTTACATTGGGCATTTTATTGGGATACTTTTTTAAAATACCCATTGGTCTTTGCCTAGGTCTATTATTAGCAAGCTTGGCAACCTTGGGGTATGTATTCATTCGTAAGGACTACAAAAGCCAAAAGTTTGATAGTACGGCAGGTGCTACTGTCATTATCTTAGGGATATTTACCTACCTCCAAAATCAGCCTATTCAGTACGATCATCATTTTAGTAAAATTGCCAAATCAGAGTCTGCCTTAATTCGAATTAAAATACGGGATGTGCTTAAGCCCAATGCCTTTTCCCAAAACTACCTGGCATCGGTTTTAACGGTAGATGACAAGAAGACCGTTGGTAAAATCCTTGTAAATCAGCCTAGAGATAGTGCTTCCAATACTCTTATGGTTGACCAAGAACTGTTTGTACAAACAAGGGTATCGGAAATAAAACCGCCCGTAAATCCGCATCAGTTTGACTTTAAAGGATACATGGGGCATTTAGGGGTGCATCATTCCATGAAGTTGTCGGGCGATAACTTTATCAGCTTGCCAAATCCATCAAGGACCTTCCTCGGTTATGCCCAACAAATACGAACCAATATCATAGAAACCTTGGAGCAAAAGGAATTTGGAGCCGAGCAACTTTCCATCATACAGGCCTTGCTTTTGGGCGAACGTACCAATATTTCCGAGGAAACATATTCCAATTATATCGATGCCGGAGCCGTACACATTTTGGCGGTCTCCGGACTCCATATAGGAATCCTATTGCTTTTAATACAATTTCTGTTAAAACCATTGCATCGCATCCCTTTCGGTAAAAAAATAGGTTTGTTCCTAACGGTGTTTTTACTTTGGGCGTTCGCATTTATTGCGGGACTTTCACCTTCCATCATCCGGGCCTGTGCCATGTTTACCTTTGTAGCATACGCCATGTACCTAAACAGACCTTCGAACAGTTTTAATATTTTGGCTTTATCCATGTTCTTTATATTATTGGTAATCAATCCAAATTTATTGTTCCAGGTTGGCTTTCAAATGAGCTATGCAGCCGTCTTCGCCATTGTTTGGATCTATCCCCTATTACAGCGCTGGTGGTATCCAAAGAATAAGGTTTTACGTTATGTTTGGCAACTGTTATCCGTTAGTATTGCTGCACAACTAGGCGTTTTGCCGATAAGCTTGTTTTATTTTCATCAATTTCCTGGATTATTCTTTATTTCAAATTTATTGATCGTTCCTTTTTTGGGACTGATTTTGGGAATGGGCATAGGCATTATTCTATTATCCCTATTGGACATTGCTCCAACGCCATTGATTTCGCTTTACAATAAAATTATCGGGTTTATGAACCAAATAATAGGTTGGATAGCCCGCCAGGAGGCTTTTGTTTTTAAATCCATTTCCTTCGATGACGTGCAATTGCTCCTTGGTTACCTTCTTATTGGTTCCCTTATTTATGGGTTCTCCAAAACGAACTTTAAGCGTGTTATGCTCTTTTTGGGTCTTCTTCTGATGTTCCAATTGTACACGGTGTATCAAGAATTTGAATCGCGTGGAAAGAAGGAAACTATCATATTGCATCAAATAAAAAACTCTGTAGTGTTTGATAGAAATGGCAATAAACTGGATGTACTGACTCCGGATACAACAAGTGCGAAAAGCTGGGTAGATAGTTATGGCGTACAAGAACGCATCGAACAAACGAAATACCTTCTCCTGAAAAACAGCTATATGTTGAAAGGGAGGACTTTTCAAGTTGTCGATAGTTCTGGAATTTATATGCCTAAGGATTCCCAAACCATATTTCTAATTGTGGAATCCCCGAAGATAAATCTGGAACGGTTCATTCTTGAAACCAAACCACATGAAATCATTGCAGATGGAAGCAATTTCCCAAGTTTTATCGAATCCTGGAAAGCGACCTGTGAAAAATACGATATCCCATTCCACTATACAGGTGAAATGGGATATTACGCTTTTGATATTGAATAG
- the surE gene encoding 5'/3'-nucleotidase SurE, with amino-acid sequence MGKPLILVTNDDGITAPGLRALVSYMKEIGDVVVVAPDSPQSGMGHAITLDSTLYSKKMQVDLSHTGTEEYSCSGTPADCVKLGLQELLDRKPDICVSGINHGSNSSINVIYSGTMSAAIEAGIEGVPAIGFSLCDYNWEADFAPSEDFVKNIVREALKFGIPKGVVLNVNIPKLPKKDLKGIKVCRQAKANWKEKFDKRTNPMGKDYYWLTGEFELLDKGEDTDEWALANGYISIVPTQFDLTAHHAIQDINNWNLK; translated from the coding sequence ATGGGAAAACCTTTGATATTGGTAACCAATGATGATGGAATCACGGCCCCTGGGCTTCGTGCATTGGTCTCTTACATGAAGGAAATTGGGGATGTTGTAGTGGTAGCCCCGGATAGCCCACAATCTGGAATGGGGCACGCCATAACCTTGGACAGTACACTCTATTCAAAAAAAATGCAGGTAGATCTCAGTCATACGGGTACAGAGGAATATAGTTGTAGTGGCACCCCCGCCGACTGTGTGAAATTAGGTCTTCAAGAACTTTTGGACAGGAAGCCGGATATTTGCGTGAGTGGTATCAACCATGGATCAAATTCCTCCATCAACGTAATCTATTCCGGTACTATGAGTGCTGCCATTGAAGCTGGGATCGAGGGAGTACCGGCCATAGGATTTTCACTATGCGACTATAATTGGGAAGCGGATTTCGCACCTTCTGAAGATTTTGTAAAAAACATTGTCCGTGAGGCTTTAAAGTTTGGCATCCCAAAAGGTGTGGTCCTCAACGTCAACATTCCCAAACTGCCAAAAAAAGACCTGAAGGGAATTAAGGTCTGTAGGCAGGCCAAAGCGAATTGGAAGGAGAAGTTTGATAAAAGGACAAACCCTATGGGTAAGGATTACTATTGGTTGACGGGCGAATTCGAGCTCTTGGACAAAGGGGAAGATACGGACGAATGGGCCTTGGCAAACGGTTATATTTCAATAGTGCCCACCCAGTTTGACCTTACGGCACATCATGCCATACAGGACATCAATAATTGGAACTTAAAATGA
- the lpxB gene encoding lipid-A-disaccharide synthase, with the protein MKYYIIAGEASGDLHGSNLIKALREVDPSAQVRCWGGDLMKQAGGTLVKHYKEMAFMGFLEVLMNLHTIFRNIAFCKKDIESFNPDSIVFIDYSGFNLRIAKWAKEKGYKTNYYISPQIWASREGRIKKIKRDIDTMHVILPFEKEFYEKKHHYPVNFVGHPLIDAISNRPEVKEPVFREKFKIDPHKPIIALLPGSRKQEVQKMLSLMLSITKDFPDYEFVIAGAPSLESQFYEPYLKGNNVKMVKNQTYNLLSISHAALVTSGTATLETALFGVPQVVCYKANWISYQIAKRIITLKYISLVNLIMKKEVVTELIQNDLNTNRLKKELQAILAGTKREEIQKDYRLLRQQLGGIGASKNTALSIVAMTNS; encoded by the coding sequence ATGAAATATTACATCATTGCAGGGGAGGCCTCAGGAGACTTGCACGGCTCCAATTTGATAAAAGCACTTAGGGAGGTAGATCCAAGTGCCCAGGTGCGATGTTGGGGCGGGGACTTAATGAAGCAGGCCGGTGGTACACTTGTAAAACACTACAAAGAAATGGCCTTTATGGGTTTTCTTGAAGTGTTAATGAACCTACATACCATTTTCAGAAACATTGCTTTTTGCAAAAAAGACATTGAAAGTTTTAATCCGGATAGTATCGTTTTTATTGATTATTCCGGTTTTAACCTACGGATTGCCAAATGGGCCAAGGAAAAAGGTTACAAAACAAATTACTATATTTCACCACAAATATGGGCCTCTAGGGAAGGAAGAATCAAAAAGATAAAAAGGGATATTGATACCATGCACGTCATACTTCCCTTTGAGAAGGAGTTTTATGAAAAGAAACATCACTACCCCGTAAATTTTGTAGGCCACCCATTGATCGATGCCATTTCCAATCGCCCAGAGGTAAAAGAACCTGTTTTTAGGGAAAAATTTAAAATCGATCCACATAAACCCATTATAGCCTTACTACCGGGCAGCAGGAAACAGGAAGTACAAAAAATGCTTTCTCTAATGTTATCCATTACAAAGGACTTTCCCGACTATGAATTCGTAATTGCCGGGGCACCCAGTTTAGAATCCCAATTTTATGAACCCTATTTAAAAGGCAACAATGTAAAAATGGTCAAAAACCAGACATACAACCTCTTGTCCATCTCCCATGCCGCCTTGGTTACAAGTGGGACGGCTACATTGGAAACAGCTCTTTTTGGAGTCCCACAGGTTGTTTGCTATAAAGCCAATTGGATTTCCTACCAAATTGCAAAAAGGATCATTACCTTGAAATATATTTCCTTGGTGAACCTCATCATGAAGAAGGAAGTTGTTACCGAGTTGATACAGAACGATTTAAACACCAATCGACTGAAAAAGGAATTGCAGGCCATCCTAGCCGGAACGAAAAGGGAAGAAATCCAAAAGGATTATAGGCTACTAAGACAACAATTGGGGGGAATAGGTGCCAGTAAAAATACGGCACTGTCAATAGTGGCTATGACCAATTCCTAG
- a CDS encoding C40 family peptidase, which translates to MRYFSIFLLVFLLTSCGSSKKKGTLTERTISVAAADKVRRGASRIDLNDSPNDSYPIEVPKSNASKADNIINTALTFSGVRYKYGGTTRKGMDCSGLLYVSFSEHDVELPRTSSRMAERGKRIRVKDIEKGDLLFFKTTRGSKRINHVGMVVTVEEDEIKFIHASTSRGVTISSLRDGFWNQAFVKATRIL; encoded by the coding sequence ATGCGCTATTTTTCCATATTTCTACTCGTTTTTTTATTGACCAGTTGTGGTAGTTCCAAAAAAAAGGGAACCCTAACAGAACGTACCATATCAGTTGCCGCAGCTGATAAGGTCCGAAGGGGCGCCAGCCGGATTGATCTAAATGATTCCCCCAATGATTCCTACCCTATTGAAGTACCAAAAAGCAATGCTTCAAAGGCCGATAATATTATAAATACCGCATTGACATTTTCAGGCGTGCGCTACAAATATGGCGGTACCACCAGAAAGGGAATGGATTGCTCCGGACTTTTATATGTGTCCTTCAGCGAACATGACGTGGAGCTTCCTAGAACCTCCAGTCGCATGGCAGAGAGAGGAAAAAGAATCCGGGTCAAGGACATTGAAAAAGGAGACCTTCTCTTTTTTAAGACAACCAGAGGTTCTAAACGTATCAACCATGTAGGTATGGTAGTAACGGTAGAGGAGGATGAAATTAAATTCATTCATGCTTCTACCTCAAGGGGCGTAACCATTTCCTCATTACGGGACGGTTTTTGGAACCAGGCCTTTGTAAAAGCCACCAGAATATTATAG
- a CDS encoding S9 family peptidase, which translates to MRKFYILALCLIGFQTAILAQQKKVTVEEIYSGTFSTQGLDVLRSMNNGKQYTVLNFDRNTGISTIDKYDYKTLEKVETIVSSADLEEVENFSSYEFSNDESKVLLATEVESIFRRSTLGVFYVFDLASKKLTKIGNDKIQEPALSPNGEKVAYVRDNNLYMMELMTGNTQQITKDGKKNEIINGITDWVYEEEFAFVRAFEWNSNGTKIAFLRFDETKVPEFSMDMYGTEKYPSQNVFKYPKAGEDNAIVSLHLLDVASGTISMVDLGNPYYIPRIKWMNNPNYLSVQTINRHQNDLRLQEVNADTKTVRLLLQETDDAYVDITDDLTFLADDSFIWTSEKDGWNHIYLYNSDGELMNQITKGNWEVTRYYGYDQNEDKVYYQSTENGSINRGVYSVESSGKNKRNLAVADGTNNASFSADFSYFINTFSNATTPPVYTLHKALTGKKLKDIKDNTGLLKKLEGYIINPKEFSTININGNDLNMYIIKPQDFDASKKYPLLMYQYSGPGSQSVNNTWYNARDYWHQVLVADGYIVACVDGRGTGYKGRDFKKSTYLNLVKYETEDQIAAAKKLSERPYIDENRTGIWGWSFGGHMATNSLLKGNDTFEMAIAVAPVTSWRFYDTIYTERFMRTPNENPSGYDDNSPFNYPELLKGDFLLIHGSGDDNVHVQNTMRMIEALVQANKQFEWAIYPDKNHGIYGGNTRIHLFNKMTNFVKENL; encoded by the coding sequence ATGCGAAAATTTTACATTCTAGCACTATGCTTGATTGGTTTTCAAACGGCGATTCTTGCCCAACAAAAAAAGGTTACTGTAGAGGAGATTTATTCGGGAACATTCAGTACTCAGGGTCTTGATGTGCTTCGTTCCATGAACAATGGGAAACAATACACCGTTTTAAACTTTGACCGAAATACTGGAATATCTACCATAGACAAGTACGATTATAAGACCTTGGAAAAGGTGGAGACCATAGTTTCTTCGGCGGACTTGGAGGAAGTTGAAAACTTTTCCTCCTATGAATTTAGTAACGATGAGTCCAAGGTCTTGTTGGCAACTGAAGTAGAATCCATTTTTAGGAGGTCTACCCTGGGTGTTTTTTATGTGTTTGATCTCGCTTCCAAGAAGTTAACCAAAATTGGCAATGATAAAATTCAGGAACCTGCCTTGTCGCCCAACGGTGAAAAGGTGGCCTATGTGAGGGATAACAACCTTTATATGATGGAACTGATGACAGGGAACACCCAACAAATCACCAAGGACGGCAAAAAGAATGAAATTATCAATGGTATTACGGATTGGGTCTATGAGGAAGAATTCGCGTTCGTACGGGCCTTTGAATGGAACAGTAACGGAACCAAGATCGCATTTTTAAGATTCGATGAGACTAAGGTGCCGGAATTTTCAATGGATATGTACGGTACCGAAAAATATCCTTCCCAAAATGTATTCAAATATCCAAAGGCGGGAGAGGACAATGCCATTGTGAGCCTTCATTTGTTGGATGTTGCAAGCGGAACAATTTCCATGGTTGATTTGGGCAATCCTTATTATATCCCTCGGATAAAATGGATGAACAACCCAAATTATTTAAGTGTACAGACCATCAACAGACACCAAAACGATTTGCGATTGCAGGAGGTAAATGCCGATACAAAAACTGTTAGGTTATTGTTGCAGGAGACGGACGATGCATATGTGGATATTACGGACGACCTTACTTTTTTGGCGGACGATAGTTTTATTTGGACGAGCGAGAAGGACGGTTGGAACCATATATATCTTTACAATTCCGATGGGGAACTGATGAACCAAATCACCAAAGGGAATTGGGAGGTTACCCGCTATTATGGATATGATCAAAATGAGGATAAGGTGTATTATCAATCTACGGAAAATGGCTCAATAAATCGGGGTGTTTATAGTGTGGAGAGCAGTGGCAAAAATAAGAGGAATTTGGCAGTGGCCGATGGGACCAATAATGCTTCCTTCAGTGCGGACTTCAGTTACTTCATCAACACATTCTCCAACGCTACCACACCCCCCGTCTACACCCTGCATAAGGCTTTAACTGGTAAAAAGCTTAAGGATATAAAGGACAATACAGGGCTTTTGAAGAAATTGGAAGGATACATCATCAATCCAAAAGAGTTTTCCACCATCAATATCAACGGGAATGATTTAAATATGTATATCATAAAGCCCCAGGATTTTGACGCATCCAAAAAATATCCCTTGTTGATGTACCAATATAGTGGCCCGGGTTCCCAAAGTGTGAACAATACATGGTACAATGCCAGGGATTATTGGCATCAGGTCCTAGTTGCCGATGGTTATATAGTTGCCTGTGTAGACGGCAGGGGTACGGGTTACAAAGGCAGGGATTTTAAAAAATCCACGTATTTGAATTTGGTAAAGTATGAGACCGAAGATCAAATAGCAGCGGCCAAAAAATTAAGTGAGAGACCCTACATTGATGAAAACAGAACGGGCATTTGGGGATGGAGCTTTGGAGGCCATATGGCCACAAACTCGCTGCTTAAAGGAAACGATACCTTTGAGATGGCCATAGCCGTAGCACCGGTGACTTCTTGGCGATTTTATGATACAATCTATACAGAACGCTTTATGCGTACACCGAATGAGAATCCTAGCGGATATGATGACAACTCACCCTTTAATTATCCTGAATTGCTGAAAGGGGATTTCTTGTTGATCCATGGCTCAGGGGATGACAACGTTCATGTGCAGAACACCATGCGAATGATAGAAGCGCTGGTGCAGGCCAATAAGCAATTTGAGTGGGCCATTTATCCAGACAAGAACCACGGTATATACGGCGGAAATACCCGAATTCATCTATTCAACAAAATGACCAATTTTGTAAAGGAAAACTTATAA